The genomic region GCAGAAGGTGATGCCGATCTGCTCGGCGATCTCCGCGATCTGCTTCGGCGGGAGTTCCAGGACGATGCCGAGCCGTTCGAGGACGTCGGCGGAGCCGCACGCCGACGAGGCCGAGCGGTTGCCGTGCTTGACGACCCGGGCTCCGGCGCCCGCCGCGACGATCGCGGCCATGGTGGAGATGTTGACGGTGTGCGCGCCGTCCCCGCCCGTACCGACGATGTCCACGGTGGGGCCCGCCACCTCCAGCGGCACGGCGTGCGCGTACATCGCCCGCACCAGCCCCGCGACCTCCTCCGCCGTCTCCCCCTTCGCCCGCAGGGCGACGACGAGCCCTGCCAGGCGGGCCGGACCGATCTCGCCGCGCATCATCAGGTCCATGGCCCACGAGGTGTCTTCCTCCGACAGGTTCTGGCTGTTGATCACCTTGGTCAGCACACCGGGCCAGTCCCGCTGCGTCGCCTGTCCAGTCATGGGAATCCCCTCAGGAGTCACCCCGCCACGGCCTGCCGGTCCGCGGCGATCGTGCACTCCAGTCTTGGACCGGCGGTGCGGCCGGAGCCAGACCAGTGGCGCTCGTCACCAGCGGTCCACTTCCGCACTCCTCGGCGGACGATGACGCATGGCACTGCAGCTGGCTTCCGTCGATGTCTCACGCGCCTCCCCACAGCCCCTGACCAGCCAGATCCAGGAAGCGATCAAACGGGAAATCACCCAGGGCGTCCTGCATCCCGGCACCCGGTTACCGTCCAGCCGCAGCCTGGCGGACGACCTGAGGGTCTCGCGCAGTGTGGTGGTGGAGGCGTACGGGCAGCTCATCGCCGAGGGCTACCTCGAAGCACTTCAGGGTTCGGGGACGCGGGTCGCCCATCACCTGGCCCCGGCGCCCGTGGTGTCCACCCTGCTGAACGAGGGGCTGGTGCCCACGGTCCGCTGGGATCTGCGTCCCGCGGGCACGGTGTCCGCCCACTTTCCGCACCGCGAATGGGCGGCCGCCTACCAGCGGGCCGTGCGGTCGGCGGGCCACAACGAGCTCGACTACCCGCCGTTGTCCGGCGTGGTGGCGCTGCGCGAGGAACTGGCCCGCTATCTCGGCCGGGTACGCGGGGTGCGCACCGCCGCCAGGGACATCATGGTGGTGCAGGGGTTCGCCCAGGGACTCGGGCTGCTGTGCGGCGCACTGGTGCAGACGGGCGTCGGGAGTATCGCCGTAGAAGTTCCGGGGCATCCACGACAGCGCCGGTTCATCGAGAAGACCGGCCTGACGCCGGTACCGATCCCCGTCGACTCCGAGGGCATCGAGGTGGGCGCGCTGACGCACAGCGGGGTGCGGGCGGTACTGGTGACACCCTTCCACCAGTACCCCACGGGAGTGACTCTGTCACCGCGCCGTCGGCAGGCCCTGGCCGACTGGGCCCGGCGGACCGGGGGCCTGGTCATCGAGGACGACTACGACGGGGACTTCTGGCTGGAGCGGCAGCCGCCTCCGCTCGCCTTCCAGCGCCTGGCGCCGGCCCAGGTCGCCTACGCGGGCACCGTGAGCAAGTCCTTGGTACCGGCGCTACGGCTCGGCTGGCTGGCGGTGCCGCCCTCGCTGCTGACCGCGTTGGAGCGCGTCCGCGCGGAACGGGACCTCGGCTCCGACGTACTGACTCAGCTGTCCTTCGCCGAACTGCTGCGCAGCGGCGCCTTCGACCGGCATCTGCGGCGGATGCGGGTCCGCTACCGGGAGCGCAGACTGGCTCTCGCGGAGGCCGTCGGCCGTCATCTTCCTGGCTCCTCGACCGTCGGTTCGGCGGCCGGCCTGCACGCCTTTGTGCGGCTTCCGCCGGGCACCGACGAAGCTCGGTTCGTGGCCGCCGCTCTCCGCCGTTCGGTCCTGGTGCGCGGGGCGGCCGAGTTCGGCACCCGTGATCGCAGGTGGTGCCCAGGTCTCGTGGTGGGCTACACCTCGCTCACGCCCACCGGGCTGCACGACGCGATGACCGAACTCGGCCGGTGCCTGCATCCGGACGGTGTGTCCGCAAGGCAACGTCATCGGGGCGTACTTGGGCCAGTGGCCTGGTGACTGTCAGTCAGCAGTGCGCCGTGTCAAGGAAGTTGCTGAACAGATCCAGTCCACCGGAAGTCGTGATGCTCTCCGGGTGGAACTGCACGCTCTCGACCGGCAGGGTGCGATGCCTCAGCCCCATCACATAGCCGTCGTCGAGGGAGCGGGCGGTCACCTCCAGTTCGGCGGGCAGCGGCTCGGACACCACCAGTGAGTGATAGCGGGTGACCGTCATGGACTGCGGCGCTCCGACGAAGATGCCCGCCCCGTCATGGTCCACCGTGCTGGTCCGGCCATGCATCAGATGGTCGGCGACCGCGATCCGGCCGCCGTACGCGAGGGCGATGGCCTGGTGGCCCAAGCACACCCCCAGCAGCGGCACTTCGCCCGCGAACCGGCCGACCAGTTCCACATGGCCGGAAGCGGCGGGGTGGCCGGGGCCCGGCCCGAGGATGACGGCGTCCGGCTGTCCCGCGGCGAGTTCGTCCAGCGTCCTGGTGCCCGAGCGCACCACCTGTGAGTCCACACCGAGTGAGCGCACGTATCGGTCGATGATGTACACGAAGCTGTCGTACGCGTCGATGATCAGTACGTTCACGCCGTCAGCTCCTCGCCCGTGAGGGCCCAGTAGGCGGCCCCCAGTTTCGCCAAGGTCTCGTCCCATTCGGCTTCCGGCTGTGATTCCGCCACGATTCCGGCCGAGCTCTGGGCCGAGTACCGCCGTCCGTCGTACGCGATCGTCCTGATGCACAGGGCGAGTTCACTCCATCCCCGTACGTCGATCAGGCCCACGGCACCCGCGTAGCTGCCCCGCGGCTCCCGCTCCAGTCCGGCGATGATCTCCATGGCTCGCACCTTGGGGGCTCCGCTCATGGTGCCGGCCGGGAAGGTGGCGCGCATGGTGTCCCAGACCGAGGCTTCGGGGGCCAGCCGGCCCGTCACCGTCGAGACGAGATGGAAGACGTGCGAGAAGCTCTCGACGGCCATCAGCTGGTCCACCGGCAGTGTTCCCGGCAGGCTCACCCTGCCGATGTCATTGCGGCACAGGTCGACCAGCATGATGTGCTCGGCCTGCTCCTTGGAGCTGGTCTGCATGGCCTTGATCCGGCGTAGGTTCTCCTCGTCGTCGGTGCCCCGGCGGGTGGTTCCGGCGATGGGGCGCATGGTGATCTCGCCGTTCCGTGTCCGGAAGAAGAGCTCTGGGCTGGCGCCGATCAACGTGGAGCCGGCGTACGGCACGAGATACATGTACGGAGACGGGTTCCGGTGGCTGAGCCGCCGGTAGACGTCCAAGGGCCGCAGATCGGATTCCACGTCGATCCGGTGACCGATCTGGATCTGATAGATGTCACCGGACCGGATGTGCGCCAGGCACTGCCGCGCCCAGGTCAGGAAGGTCTCGCGCGGTACGGAGTCCTCCACCGCTCGCGGCCTGGGCGCCGGGGGCAGCGGCGGGGGCCCGGCCATCCGGCCCGCCTGTCGGGCGAATTCCACCACGTCGACCGAGGAACGCCGCGGGAAGGCCTCGCCTTCGCCTTCGAGGTCGGCCCGCAACAGTCGGACCGCCCCGGACTCGGAATCGTACGAGACCGTGTCGCGGAAGAGGGTGAGTGTGAGGTCGGGGGTTCCGGTTCCCCCGGCTCGGGGTGGCAGTTTCTCCATGTGCCAGGCGGCTTCGTAGCCGAGCACGGCGAGGAAGCCGAAGGCGTACGACGAGGTCGGGACTTCGGTCCGCACATCGAAGAGGAGATTCGCGGACTCGAGCAACTGCCAGACCTGGCCGGAGTCGTCGATGGCGAAGCATACGGTGGACTCGCTGTCCGCGGCGGCCCCGGTTTCCCCGATTTCCCCGGTTTCCCCGGTTTCTGTGAGGCCGACGGCTCGCGCCCTGGTCACCAGGGATTTCAGGACAGTGGCGCAGCCATCGATGTCGATGTGGTCGGCGTATACGCGGATCTCGGCGAGCCTGCCCAGACCGACCACGGCCGGGCCGCGCTGTTCCTTGGGGCCACCGAGACCCTCCAGTACGAATACACCGTCCGCGCCCAACGCTTGGCGCAGCAGGGTGTAGAGGTCGAGCGGGGCATGGCGGGGAAGACCGACTTCGGTGAGCCGCACACGGATGGTGTCCGGGGCCGACGGGCCGACAGGGCGCGCACAGGCGGGCACAGAAACTCCTCAACGGATTTCGGCGGTCGGTGAGTCGAGCACGATTAGCCAAGCAGCGGGACTTGGCCGGTTCCAGACCACTTGCGCCTGACTGTTGCGGTCCACTGGGATTAGCCTTGCCTCGCGTTACGCCACCGGGATCTACTGTTCGATGATCCAGCTCTCCGTAGAACGTCAGGTTTGGCTCGAAGCTTTCCCAGCTCCGGAAAGAGACTGTTTTGAACGCCACGAACACACCGTCACATCAGCAACCGGAATGGCGCGACACGGTCACACTGAATTCTGTTCTCAAGGACCTGTCCGTGGCTACGCCGCTCGTTTTCGCTGCCGAATGCGACCGGTTGCGCGGCCATCTCGGGGAAGTGGCCAGAGGGAATGCTTTCCTGCTCCAGGGCGGCGACTGCGCCGAGACGTTCGCCGGTGTCACCGCCGACTCGATCCGAGCCAAGCTGGAAACGCTGTTACAAATGGCGCTCGTCCTCACCTACGCCGCCGCGATGCCCGTGGTCAAGGTCGGACGCATGGCCGGCCAGTACGCCAAGCCCCGGTCCAGTCCGGTGGAGTCCCGGGACGGGGTGACTCTTCCCGCGTACCGGGGTGACGCGGTGAACGGGGCCGGCTTCACCGCGGCGGCGCGCACTCCCGACCCGGAGCGGCTGCGCACGATGTACGAGAAGTCGGCGGTCACGCTCAACCTGGTGCGGGCGTTCGCCGAGGGCGGCGGCGCCGATCTCCGCCAAGCGCACGCGTGGAACCAGGGATTCGTGCGGATGTCGCCCTCGGGCTTCCGCTATGAGGTGCTGGCCAGGGAAATCGACCGGGCACTGTCCTTCATGGACGTCTGCGGTGTCGACGCCCGGGAGATGCACCGCACCGAGATCTTCACCAGCCATGAGGGGCTGTTGCTGGACTATGAGGCGGCGCTCACCCGGCCGGATCCGCCGACCGGCCGCACCTACGCCACCAGCGGCCATCTGCTGTGGCTGGGCGAACGAACGCGGCAACTCGACGGCCCGCACCTGGAGTTCTTCTCCCGGATCGCCAACCCGGTGGCCGTGAAGCTGGGCCCGTCGGCCACCCCCGACGAGGTCATCGGCTACGCCGAAGCCCTCGACCCGGACCGTGAACCGGGCCGCCTCACCTTCGTGGTCCGGATGGGAGCGTCACGAGTCCGTGATCTGCTGCCGGCCCTGGTGGAGAAGACCCTGGCCGAGGGACTTGAGGTCGGCTGGGTGTGCGACCCCATGCACGGCAACACCTTCACCGCTCCCGACGGGTACAAGACCCGCACCCTCGACACCGTCTTCGACGAGGTATGCGGCTTCTTCGAGGTGCACCGCTCGCTGGGGACGCACCCGGGCGGCATCCATGTCGAGCTCACGGGGGACGACGTCACCGAATGTGTGGGGGCCGATGTCGCCGTCGACCAGCTCGTGGAGCGGTACGAGACGGCGTGCGATCCGCGGCTCAATCGTTCCCAGTCCCTGTCCCTCGCGTTCCTCGTCGCCGAGATGTTCCGGGGCAGCGTGTCCGATCAGCGCGGCGGAGCTTGAGGGAATCGGCGTCAACACCACGCGAACGGGTGGCGTTTGCCGCACCGCAGCATTGAACGGCCGCCCTCCACCGCCTGGTTGGCAAGTCCGTCACAGGTCGTCGACCATTCGGGACGTGATCGGCCAGGCGATCCCCGACCCGCCGCGACCGGATACGCGGGGACGGGTGCCGCTCGCCCCCTGGGACCGATGCCGGAGCCCACGCGTCCGCGTGGTTTGCCCGCCGACCCGGCCGTCGGCATCCGAAGGTAACTAGCCTTCCGTGAAGTGATGGCGTTTATCCCCCGGAGGCTTGGATGTTGCAAAACATTGTTGTCGTAGGCGGCGGCACGAGTGGATGGATGACGGCATCCTATCTGAGCGCCGCATTCGGCGATCGCGTATCGATAACGCTGGTGGAATCGGCGCGGGTCGGCACGATCGGTGTCGGCGAGGCGACGTTCAGCACGGTGCGGCACTTCTTCGATTACCTGGGACTGCCGGAAGACAAGTGGATGCCCGCCTGCAACGCCACCTACAAACTCGGCATCCGGTTCGAGAACTGGCGGGAGCAGGGGCATCACTTCTACCATCCCTTCGAACGGCAGCGGGTGGTCGACGGATTCAACCTCACCGACTGGTGGCTGCGCGACCCCAGGTCCGAGCGTTTCGACAAGGACTGCTTCCTCATCGGCACGCTGTGCGACAACGAGAAGTCGCCCCGCCACCTCGACGGCTCACTGTTCGAGAAGGCGATATCCGAGAAGCGGCTCTACCGCACCACGCTGTCGGAACAGAACACCCAGTTCCCGTACGCCTACCACTTCGACGCCAGCCTGCTGGCCGACTTCCTGCGCGACTACGGCGTGGAGCGCGGGGTCAAGCACGTGGTGGACGACGTCGTCCATGTCGCTCAGGACGACCGCGGCTGGATCACCCACATCACCACCCGCAATCACGGTGACCTGGCCGGCGAGCTGTTCGTCGACTGCACGGGCTTCCGGAGTCTGCTGATGGGCGAGGCTCTGGACGAGCCGTTCGACTCCTACAAGGACACTCTGCCCAATGACCGTGCCGTGGCCCTGCGCGTACCGGTGGACACCGAGCGCACCGGGCTCCGGCCGTGCACCACGGCCACCGCTCAGGAGGCGGGCTGGATCTGGACCATCCCGCTGCTCGACCGCATCGGCACCGGCTATGTGTACGCCAGCGACTACACCAGCCCGGAGGAGGCCGAGAGTACGCTCCGTGAGTTCGTAGGGCCGGCGGCGGAGGACCTGGAGGCCAACCACATTCGTATGCGCATCGGCCGCAGTCGTCGGTCCTGGGTGCACAACTGC from Streptomyces sp. NBC_00878 harbors:
- a CDS encoding PLP-dependent aminotransferase family protein, whose amino-acid sequence is MALQLASVDVSRASPQPLTSQIQEAIKREITQGVLHPGTRLPSSRSLADDLRVSRSVVVEAYGQLIAEGYLEALQGSGTRVAHHLAPAPVVSTLLNEGLVPTVRWDLRPAGTVSAHFPHREWAAAYQRAVRSAGHNELDYPPLSGVVALREELARYLGRVRGVRTAARDIMVVQGFAQGLGLLCGALVQTGVGSIAVEVPGHPRQRRFIEKTGLTPVPIPVDSEGIEVGALTHSGVRAVLVTPFHQYPTGVTLSPRRRQALADWARRTGGLVIEDDYDGDFWLERQPPPLAFQRLAPAQVAYAGTVSKSLVPALRLGWLAVPPSLLTALERVRAERDLGSDVLTQLSFAELLRSGAFDRHLRRMRVRYRERRLALAEAVGRHLPGSSTVGSAAGLHAFVRLPPGTDEARFVAAALRRSVLVRGAAEFGTRDRRWCPGLVVGYTSLTPTGLHDAMTELGRCLHPDGVSARQRHRGVLGPVAW
- a CDS encoding aminodeoxychorismate/anthranilate synthase component II; translation: MNVLIIDAYDSFVYIIDRYVRSLGVDSQVVRSGTRTLDELAAGQPDAVILGPGPGHPAASGHVELVGRFAGEVPLLGVCLGHQAIALAYGGRIAVADHLMHGRTSTVDHDGAGIFVGAPQSMTVTRYHSLVVSEPLPAELEVTARSLDDGYVMGLRHRTLPVESVQFHPESITTSGGLDLFSNFLDTAHC
- a CDS encoding anthranilate synthase component I family protein, which produces MRLTEVGLPRHAPLDLYTLLRQALGADGVFVLEGLGGPKEQRGPAVVGLGRLAEIRVYADHIDIDGCATVLKSLVTRARAVGLTETGETGEIGETGAAADSESTVCFAIDDSGQVWQLLESANLLFDVRTEVPTSSYAFGFLAVLGYEAAWHMEKLPPRAGGTGTPDLTLTLFRDTVSYDSESGAVRLLRADLEGEGEAFPRRSSVDVVEFARQAGRMAGPPPLPPAPRPRAVEDSVPRETFLTWARQCLAHIRSGDIYQIQIGHRIDVESDLRPLDVYRRLSHRNPSPYMYLVPYAGSTLIGASPELFFRTRNGEITMRPIAGTTRRGTDDEENLRRIKAMQTSSKEQAEHIMLVDLCRNDIGRVSLPGTLPVDQLMAVESFSHVFHLVSTVTGRLAPEASVWDTMRATFPAGTMSGAPKVRAMEIIAGLEREPRGSYAGAVGLIDVRGWSELALCIRTIAYDGRRYSAQSSAGIVAESQPEAEWDETLAKLGAAYWALTGEELTA
- a CDS encoding class II 3-deoxy-7-phosphoheptulonate synthase; protein product: MNATNTPSHQQPEWRDTVTLNSVLKDLSVATPLVFAAECDRLRGHLGEVARGNAFLLQGGDCAETFAGVTADSIRAKLETLLQMALVLTYAAAMPVVKVGRMAGQYAKPRSSPVESRDGVTLPAYRGDAVNGAGFTAAARTPDPERLRTMYEKSAVTLNLVRAFAEGGGADLRQAHAWNQGFVRMSPSGFRYEVLAREIDRALSFMDVCGVDAREMHRTEIFTSHEGLLLDYEAALTRPDPPTGRTYATSGHLLWLGERTRQLDGPHLEFFSRIANPVAVKLGPSATPDEVIGYAEALDPDREPGRLTFVVRMGASRVRDLLPALVEKTLAEGLEVGWVCDPMHGNTFTAPDGYKTRTLDTVFDEVCGFFEVHRSLGTHPGGIHVELTGDDVTECVGADVAVDQLVERYETACDPRLNRSQSLSLAFLVAEMFRGSVSDQRGGA
- a CDS encoding tryptophan halogenase family protein, with the protein product MLQNIVVVGGGTSGWMTASYLSAAFGDRVSITLVESARVGTIGVGEATFSTVRHFFDYLGLPEDKWMPACNATYKLGIRFENWREQGHHFYHPFERQRVVDGFNLTDWWLRDPRSERFDKDCFLIGTLCDNEKSPRHLDGSLFEKAISEKRLYRTTLSEQNTQFPYAYHFDASLLADFLRDYGVERGVKHVVDDVVHVAQDDRGWITHITTRNHGDLAGELFVDCTGFRSLLMGEALDEPFDSYKDTLPNDRAVALRVPVDTERTGLRPCTTATAQEAGWIWTIPLLDRIGTGYVYASDYTSPEEAESTLREFVGPAAEDLEANHIRMRIGRSRRSWVHNCVAVGLSSGFVEPLESTGIFFIQHAVEQLVKHFPASDWDEGLRNSYNQAVNRCMDGVREFLVLHYYAAAREDNDYWRDTKTRKIPDALAERIEQWQTKMPATESIYPHYHGFEPYSYVCMLLGLGGIPLKPLPALELLDPSSAHREFDLVAEEARQLESTLPSQYEYFSRFR